One genomic region from Prochlorococcus marinus str. SB encodes:
- a CDS encoding ABC transporter permease, translated as MFSNLINRKIFTLLKVQYSNMLEYRVEIALWAISGIIPFFMLNIWTNNNLNESINISDTLLSRYFLCAFFVRQFSVVWVVFSFEEDSLMGKVSPYLIQPLNPFFRYFAQHLAEQITRFPFAIIIAFFFFIFNPESIWIPNLGILLLSIVSTFLSFLIQFLIQSIVACLCFWTEKASSIERLLFIPTLFLSGLLAPVVSFPAYVKSWIYLTPFPYLIDFPANILSGNETNILGGLIMQILWIFILFPLFKKIWSEGTKKYTAMGS; from the coding sequence ATGTTTTCTAATTTAATTAACCGTAAAATATTCACTTTATTAAAAGTTCAATATTCAAACATGTTGGAGTATAGGGTAGAAATTGCATTGTGGGCAATTTCAGGGATTATTCCTTTTTTCATGTTAAACATTTGGACAAATAATAATCTAAATGAATCCATAAACATTAGTGATACATTGCTTTCTAGGTATTTCTTATGTGCTTTTTTTGTAAGACAGTTTTCTGTAGTTTGGGTTGTATTTAGTTTTGAAGAAGATTCTCTTATGGGGAAGGTATCTCCGTATTTAATTCAACCTTTAAATCCATTTTTCAGATATTTTGCACAACATCTTGCAGAACAAATAACAAGATTTCCTTTCGCAATAATAATCGCATTTTTCTTTTTTATTTTTAATCCAGAAAGTATATGGATACCAAATTTAGGTATTTTACTTTTATCGATAGTATCTACTTTCTTATCCTTCTTGATTCAATTTTTAATTCAGTCAATAGTTGCATGTCTATGTTTCTGGACAGAGAAAGCGTCATCGATAGAAAGATTGTTATTTATTCCAACTTTATTTCTCTCAGGTCTTCTAGCACCAGTAGTTTCATTTCCCGCATATGTTAAATCTTGGATTTATTTAACTCCTTTTCCATATCTAATTGATTTCCCTGCAAACATACTTTCAGGTAATGAAACAAATATTCTTGGAGGGTTAATTATGCAAATTCTATGGATTTTTATACTTTTCCCATTATTTAAGAAAATCTGGTCTGAAGGAACAAAAAAATATACAGCAATGGGGTCATGA
- the rsfS gene encoding ribosome silencing factor: MDNKSLVLIAAKACDEKKARDIKLIKIDKVSYISEWILIAEGLSDVQVRSITNSVEGELREKAKVEPIRKEGINEAKWALLDYGDLIVNIFQPEIRKYYDLESFWSNGDNLLFP, translated from the coding sequence ATGGACAATAAAAGTTTGGTTTTAATAGCAGCCAAAGCATGTGATGAAAAAAAAGCAAGAGATATAAAACTTATAAAAATTGACAAAGTATCATATATAAGTGAATGGATTTTGATTGCAGAAGGATTATCTGATGTACAGGTTAGATCTATAACTAACTCTGTAGAGGGAGAGCTAAGAGAAAAGGCTAAAGTTGAACCTATACGAAAAGAAGGAATTAACGAAGCAAAATGGGCTTTACTCGATTATGGTGATTTAATAGTAAATATTTTTCAACCAGAAATAAGAAAATATTATGACCTTGAATCATTCTGGAGTAATGGAGATAATCTTTTATTTCCATAA
- a CDS encoding RNA-binding S4 domain-containing protein, with product MKLDQFLKWKNLVSSGGEAKIFIKSGSVRVNGVIETRRGRKLNKGDKVIFLKNELIFE from the coding sequence ATGAAATTGGATCAATTCTTAAAATGGAAAAATTTGGTATCCTCTGGTGGAGAAGCAAAGATTTTTATTAAATCTGGTTCTGTTAGGGTTAATGGTGTAATAGAAACTAGGAGAGGAAGAAAATTAAATAAGGGAGATAAAGTAATATTTCTAAAAAATGAATTAATTTTTGAATAG
- the carB gene encoding carbamoyl-phosphate synthase large subunit, which produces MPQRGDLKKILILGSGPIVIGQACEFDYSGTQACKALRNAGYEIVLINSNPASIMTDPDIASKTYIEPLTPEIVSQIILREKPDAILPTMGGQTALNLAVKLSESDFLKQNNIELIGADLRAINKAEDRKLFKESMEKINVNVCPSGIASNLDEAIEVSKKISSYPLIIRPAFTLGGVGGGIAFNLEEFVELCKSGLEESPSNQILIEKSLIGWKEFELEVMRDTADNVVIVCSIENLDPMGVHTGDSITVAPAQTLTDKEYQRLRDLSLKIIREVGVETGGSNIQFAINPSNGEVIVIEMNPRVSRSSALASKATGFPIAKIAALLSVGYTLDEIINDITKKTPACFEPSIDYVVTKIPRFAFEKFKGSSNTLSTAMKSVGESMAIGRSFEESFQKALRSLEVGICGWECDSQDEFKDESQIKNSLRNPTSERILLIKKAMKLGKTNNYIQEVTNIDLWFIEKLRNIFNFENDFLKDKQLYTLDRDLMLHAKQLGFSDQQIAKLTNSEFFEVRRYRKTLNIIPIYKTVDTCSAEFSSSTPYHYSTYEESFINLNSQIFDSEISENSKSKKIMILGGGPNRIGQGIEFDYCCCHASYQASTNGYKTIMVNSNPETVSTDYDTSDILYFEPVTLEDVLNIIEAENPYGLIVQFGGQTPLKLSLPLFEWLKSNDGIRTGSKILGTSPISIDLAEDREEFTKILEELSIRQPLNGVARNQNEAEIVAKNIGFPLVVRPSYVLGGRAMEIVKDENELSRYISEAVMVSPDHPILLDQYLNNAIEIDVDALCDSKGSVVIAGLMEHVEPAGIHSGDSACCLPSISLSISTIENVRNWTKLIAQRLNVVGLINLQFAVINTNNRENKLFILEANPRASRTVPFVSKAIGKPIAKLATQLMQGFTLEDLNFTEEFSPKFQAVKEAVLPFKRFPGSDTLLGPEMRSTGEVMGLAKDFGIAYAKSELAAGNGVPSEGVAFLSTNDLDKKNLEEVARELLNLGFKLIATKGTASYLVNLGIHVEEVLKVHEGRPNIEDLIRSGLVQLIINTPIGPQALHDDAYLRRAALEYNIPTFTTIPGAKAAIKAIKALQCNKINTYSLQEIHNC; this is translated from the coding sequence ATGCCTCAAAGAGGTGATCTAAAAAAAATTCTTATTTTAGGTTCGGGACCGATTGTTATAGGGCAAGCATGCGAATTTGATTACTCTGGTACTCAAGCTTGCAAAGCATTAAGAAATGCTGGTTATGAAATTGTCTTGATAAATTCAAACCCAGCATCAATAATGACCGATCCTGATATCGCAAGCAAAACATATATTGAACCATTGACTCCTGAAATAGTTTCTCAGATCATTTTAAGAGAAAAACCTGATGCCATTCTTCCCACTATGGGAGGTCAAACCGCTTTGAATCTTGCGGTTAAATTATCAGAGTCAGATTTTTTAAAACAAAATAATATTGAATTAATTGGAGCTGATTTAAGAGCGATTAATAAAGCTGAAGATAGGAAATTATTTAAAGAATCGATGGAGAAAATTAATGTGAATGTTTGTCCATCTGGTATTGCATCTAATCTAGATGAAGCTATTGAGGTATCAAAAAAAATTAGTTCCTATCCACTTATAATAAGACCTGCGTTTACTTTAGGTGGAGTAGGGGGTGGAATTGCTTTTAACCTTGAAGAATTTGTCGAGTTGTGTAAATCAGGTTTAGAAGAAAGTCCAAGTAATCAAATATTAATTGAAAAATCACTCATTGGATGGAAGGAGTTTGAACTGGAGGTAATGAGAGATACTGCTGACAATGTGGTAATTGTTTGCAGTATTGAAAATTTAGACCCAATGGGAGTCCACACTGGAGATTCGATTACTGTAGCTCCTGCACAGACCTTAACAGATAAGGAGTATCAGAGGTTGCGGGATTTGTCATTGAAGATTATTAGAGAGGTGGGAGTTGAAACAGGAGGGAGTAATATTCAATTTGCAATAAATCCATCTAATGGAGAAGTAATTGTTATAGAAATGAATCCTCGTGTAAGTAGATCCTCTGCTTTAGCAAGTAAGGCAACTGGATTCCCCATAGCTAAGATTGCAGCTTTATTATCTGTTGGCTATACACTTGATGAGATTATTAATGACATTACAAAAAAAACACCTGCATGTTTTGAGCCATCAATTGATTATGTAGTTACTAAGATCCCAAGATTTGCTTTTGAAAAGTTTAAAGGATCATCTAATACATTAAGCACTGCTATGAAATCTGTTGGTGAGTCAATGGCAATAGGTCGTTCTTTTGAAGAATCATTTCAGAAAGCATTAAGGTCATTAGAAGTAGGTATTTGTGGATGGGAATGTGATTCACAAGATGAATTTAAGGATGAGAGTCAAATTAAAAATAGTTTAAGAAACCCTACATCTGAAAGAATTCTCCTAATTAAAAAAGCTATGAAACTTGGGAAGACTAATAATTATATTCAAGAAGTTACAAATATAGATTTATGGTTTATCGAAAAATTACGTAATATCTTTAATTTTGAAAATGATTTTTTGAAAGATAAGCAACTTTATACACTAGATAGAGATTTGATGTTACATGCTAAACAATTAGGCTTTTCAGATCAACAGATAGCGAAGTTAACTAATTCTGAGTTTTTTGAAGTAAGAAGATATAGAAAAACACTTAATATAATTCCAATTTATAAAACTGTTGATACTTGCTCAGCAGAATTCTCATCCTCAACTCCCTATCATTATTCAACTTACGAAGAATCTTTCATTAATTTAAATTCTCAAATTTTTGATAGCGAGATTTCAGAAAATAGTAAATCAAAAAAAATTATGATTTTAGGAGGAGGTCCAAACAGAATAGGTCAGGGAATAGAATTTGATTATTGTTGTTGCCATGCATCATATCAAGCTTCTACAAATGGCTACAAAACAATAATGGTTAATAGTAATCCTGAAACTGTATCAACAGATTATGATACTAGCGATATTTTATATTTTGAGCCTGTAACTTTAGAGGATGTGCTTAACATAATAGAAGCTGAAAATCCTTATGGGTTGATTGTTCAATTTGGAGGTCAAACTCCATTGAAATTATCATTACCTTTATTTGAATGGCTTAAATCTAATGATGGGATAAGAACTGGATCAAAAATTCTTGGGACTTCTCCAATATCTATCGATTTAGCAGAAGATAGAGAGGAATTTACAAAAATTCTTGAAGAATTAAGTATTAGACAACCTTTAAACGGTGTTGCACGTAATCAAAATGAAGCAGAAATAGTAGCAAAAAATATAGGATTCCCCTTGGTTGTAAGACCTTCTTATGTTTTGGGTGGAAGGGCAATGGAAATTGTTAAAGATGAGAATGAATTATCGAGATACATTTCTGAAGCAGTTATGGTATCACCTGATCATCCAATCCTTCTTGATCAATATTTGAATAATGCAATTGAGATCGATGTTGATGCTTTATGTGATTCAAAGGGATCGGTTGTAATTGCAGGCCTAATGGAACATGTGGAACCTGCAGGAATTCATTCAGGGGATTCAGCTTGTTGCTTACCATCAATTTCTCTTTCAATATCTACAATAGAAAATGTAAGGAACTGGACTAAATTAATTGCACAAAGACTAAATGTTGTTGGTTTAATTAATTTGCAATTTGCAGTAATAAATACAAATAATAGAGAAAATAAATTGTTTATTCTCGAAGCAAATCCAAGAGCATCCAGAACAGTTCCATTTGTTTCAAAAGCCATTGGCAAACCAATTGCAAAATTAGCTACTCAGTTAATGCAAGGTTTTACATTAGAAGATCTTAATTTCACAGAAGAATTTTCTCCAAAATTTCAGGCAGTAAAAGAGGCCGTTTTACCTTTTAAAAGATTTCCTGGGTCTGATACATTACTTGGTCCTGAAATGAGATCTACTGGAGAAGTGATGGGTTTAGCTAAAGATTTTGGAATTGCTTATGCCAAGTCGGAATTGGCAGCAGGTAATGGTGTTCCTTCAGAAGGAGTTGCTTTTTTATCTACAAATGATTTAGATAAAAAAAATCTTGAGGAAGTTGCTAGAGAACTGTTGAATTTAGGATTTAAATTAATCGCAACAAAAGGTACAGCTTCATATTTGGTTAATTTAGGAATTCATGTTGAAGAAGTGCTAAAAGTTCATGAAGGAAGACCAAATATTGAGGACCTAATTCGTTCAGGACTTGTTCAATTAATAATTAATACTCCAATAGGCCCACAGGCTCTTCATGATGATGCTTATTTAAGACGTGCTGCTTTAGAATATAATATTCCAACTTTTACAACTATTCCTGGAGCAAAGGCAGCCATTAAGGCGATCAAAGCTTTGCAATGCAATAAAATTAATACCTACTCTCTACAGGAAATCCATAATTGTTAA
- a CDS encoding ABC transporter ATP-binding protein, which yields MVKNIIDVKNLSKSFDISSKEPGFKGTIKHFFRRQTKSLKVIKDISFEIKEGEIVGFLGANGAGKTTILKMLCGLIYPSEGSILVSGYLPFRRKENFLKNITLIMGQKQQLIWDLPPIESFYLNASIYDLDKFEAKKRIKKLSEMLEIDEELFIPVRKLSLGQRMKSELLAALIHEPNILFLDEPTLGLDINAQRNLRKFLQKYNKETNATICLTSHYMKDITSLCKRVICVHEGAISYDGKLDMLLKKLSPVKEILIVCRSEEDAIRLENFGFNVKNKIKNEITIKIENNTITSSLKTILNNFDIEDLFINEPPIDEVIGKVLIKKDYVF from the coding sequence ATGGTAAAAAATATTATCGATGTAAAAAATTTATCTAAGTCATTTGATATCTCTTCCAAAGAACCAGGCTTTAAAGGAACAATTAAACATTTTTTTAGAAGACAAACAAAAAGTTTAAAAGTTATAAAAGATATAAGTTTTGAAATTAAAGAAGGAGAAATAGTAGGTTTTCTAGGTGCTAATGGAGCTGGGAAAACAACAATATTAAAAATGCTTTGTGGCTTAATTTATCCAAGTGAAGGTTCGATTTTGGTTTCAGGCTATTTACCTTTCAGGAGAAAAGAAAATTTCCTAAAGAATATCACCTTAATAATGGGACAAAAGCAACAGCTTATATGGGATCTTCCTCCAATTGAATCATTCTATTTGAATGCATCAATATATGACTTAGATAAGTTCGAAGCTAAAAAGAGAATAAAAAAACTATCGGAAATGCTTGAAATTGATGAAGAGCTTTTCATACCTGTTAGAAAACTTTCACTAGGGCAACGTATGAAATCAGAATTACTAGCAGCTTTGATACATGAACCAAATATTCTATTTTTAGACGAGCCGACACTTGGATTAGATATTAATGCACAGAGAAATTTAAGAAAATTCCTTCAAAAATATAATAAGGAAACTAATGCAACGATATGCCTAACAAGTCATTACATGAAAGATATTACATCGCTATGCAAGAGAGTTATATGTGTGCACGAAGGGGCGATATCATATGATGGGAAACTTGACATGTTATTAAAAAAACTTTCTCCTGTTAAAGAAATATTAATAGTTTGTCGATCAGAAGAGGATGCAATTAGATTAGAAAATTTCGGTTTTAATGTTAAAAATAAAATAAAGAATGAAATAACTATAAAAATTGAAAACAATACTATTACCTCTTCACTAAAAACTATCCTAAATAATTTTGATATTGAAGACCTTTTTATAAATGAACCACCCATTGATGAAGTTATTGGGAAGGTTTTAATCAAAAAAGATTATGTTTTCTAA
- a CDS encoding ABC transporter ATP-binding protein → MLIYVACWPLLAYLAGNLIPAIGSGDLSKVSSIIFKSLFVFLVQKTAQFGQDVFIAKPSLEISEVMRGNLFSRIQKIKMNSFENISAGDITYRLTEDADRVSEVIYKTAQDTIPCTLQLLAVIIYMFYLDWSLTVSTFVLAPLIILSVNSFGRRVLIASEKSQESTSNLAGLIGESINGMSTIRAFAAENWIEKRFYKRLSTNKKAKYKTLKLLAFQHPVVGFVEAFGILAILGLGAARINLGLLTSEEFSSFFAAILMLIDPISHVSTNFNDYKQAEASIKRLKNINQEPVEDDKENLLRVSNFVGKISFKKVNFAYKKDNQVLKNINLEIKRGEVTAFVGASGAGKSTMLALILKFITPNNGDIFIDDKNLKILNTKDIRKKIALVQQQPFLFSGTIIDVIRMGRNFTKEEVIESAKKANAHNFIQKLPEKYETEITERGSNFSGGQIQRIAIARAILGNPSILLLDEATSALDAESESEVQKGLNRAMKDRTVIVIAHRLATTQEANKIVVFDKGEIIEVGEHIDLINKSGIYKELCEKQFIKKL, encoded by the coding sequence ATGCTCATTTACGTAGCTTGTTGGCCTTTATTAGCTTATTTAGCTGGAAACCTAATCCCTGCAATTGGATCAGGTGATCTTTCAAAAGTTTCTAGTATTATATTTAAGTCTTTATTCGTATTTTTAGTTCAGAAAACTGCTCAATTTGGACAGGATGTATTCATAGCAAAACCATCATTAGAAATTAGTGAAGTGATGAGAGGAAATTTATTTAGCAGAATTCAAAAAATAAAGATGAATTCTTTTGAAAATATTTCAGCCGGGGACATCACATATAGACTTACAGAAGATGCCGACAGGGTAAGCGAAGTTATTTATAAAACAGCTCAAGATACTATTCCCTGCACTTTACAGTTGTTAGCGGTAATAATCTACATGTTTTATTTAGACTGGTCACTAACAGTATCAACATTCGTTTTAGCACCATTGATTATTCTCTCAGTTAACAGTTTTGGAAGAAGAGTTTTAATAGCATCCGAAAAAAGTCAAGAATCAACAAGTAATTTAGCAGGTTTAATAGGTGAATCTATAAATGGAATGTCTACGATAAGAGCATTTGCTGCAGAAAATTGGATTGAGAAAAGATTTTATAAAAGATTAAGTACAAATAAAAAAGCAAAATATAAAACATTAAAACTACTTGCATTTCAACATCCAGTTGTAGGATTTGTTGAAGCATTTGGAATATTAGCAATATTAGGTTTAGGAGCCGCAAGAATCAATCTAGGCCTTCTAACAAGCGAAGAATTTAGTAGTTTTTTTGCTGCAATATTAATGCTTATCGATCCAATAAGCCATGTAAGTACAAATTTTAATGACTATAAACAGGCAGAAGCCTCAATAAAAAGGTTGAAAAACATAAATCAAGAACCTGTAGAAGATGATAAAGAAAATTTACTAAGGGTATCCAATTTTGTAGGCAAAATAAGTTTCAAGAAAGTAAATTTCGCTTACAAAAAAGATAATCAAGTACTTAAAAATATCAATTTAGAAATAAAAAGAGGGGAAGTCACAGCATTTGTTGGAGCTTCTGGAGCTGGTAAAAGTACAATGTTGGCTTTGATATTAAAGTTTATAACTCCAAATAATGGAGACATCTTTATAGATGATAAAAATCTCAAAATATTAAATACAAAAGATATTAGAAAAAAGATTGCATTAGTACAACAACAGCCTTTTTTGTTTTCAGGAACAATTATTGATGTAATAAGAATGGGCAGAAATTTCACTAAAGAAGAAGTTATTGAATCAGCAAAAAAAGCAAACGCTCACAACTTCATTCAAAAGCTTCCTGAGAAATATGAAACTGAAATAACTGAAAGAGGATCAAATTTTTCAGGTGGTCAAATCCAGCGGATAGCAATTGCAAGAGCAATACTCGGGAATCCCTCAATCCTTCTTTTAGATGAGGCCACAAGTGCATTGGATGCAGAATCAGAATCTGAAGTACAAAAAGGACTTAATAGAGCTATGAAAGATAGAACAGTTATTGTAATTGCTCATAGATTAGCCACCACTCAAGAGGCTAATAAAATAGTTGTTTTCGATAAAGGTGAAATTATTGAGGTTGGCGAACACATAGATTTAATAAATAAATCTGGAATTTATAAAGAATTATGTGAAAAACAATTTATTAAAAAATTATAA
- a CDS encoding CGLD27 family protein yields the protein MNQSKCPVPREQQPTNEFIELSKSKIFSWPKTKKSLILTLIKFWVGAFVLFLVISSGSVYFKTSLFKYILLSFFSSLSIPLLISIRLYLGWKHIFNRLISEKVEYEESGWYDGQVWEKPLVLKEKESLIASIEVKPILTNLIQIFSIISVLALSGILIFQYNNF from the coding sequence ATGAATCAATCTAAATGTCCTGTCCCTAGAGAACAGCAACCCACAAATGAATTCATAGAATTATCAAAATCTAAAATTTTTTCTTGGCCAAAAACAAAAAAGTCACTAATTCTTACATTGATAAAGTTCTGGGTAGGTGCTTTTGTTCTATTTCTTGTTATTTCTTCAGGAAGTGTATATTTCAAAACGTCCCTTTTCAAATATATTCTATTAAGTTTTTTTAGCAGCTTATCAATACCTCTTTTAATTTCAATAAGGTTATATCTAGGTTGGAAGCATATATTTAATAGATTAATTTCTGAAAAAGTTGAATATGAGGAATCTGGTTGGTATGACGGTCAAGTTTGGGAAAAACCATTAGTTTTGAAAGAAAAAGAATCACTTATTGCTTCAATTGAGGTAAAACCTATTTTAACAAATTTAATTCAAATTTTTTCTATTATTTCAGTCTTAGCTTTATCTGGCATTCTGATTTTTCAATATAACAATTTCTAA
- a CDS encoding DUF3318 domain-containing protein: MSELQRLKSLLPPENESWVFVEAAAAIDPPLITLEEIGRDEVEIQIDLDEWDNFAIDHRNLLFWHEVGKIQNDTIPRDGWEMAALAIGLGGAIGELWVQDGLLLLLALGLSSFAGYRLYLKNNSEKKLQDAIYADERAIDLACRFGYSIPNAYKSLGGALKELIDKTRKKKKRSFFEDRLDALRKSAEKARSELSQQEGSDKSVSSENVYGQ; the protein is encoded by the coding sequence ATGAGCGAACTTCAGCGACTTAAAAGTTTGTTGCCTCCAGAGAATGAAAGTTGGGTATTTGTTGAAGCTGCTGCGGCTATAGATCCACCTTTAATAACACTTGAGGAAATCGGTCGTGACGAAGTAGAAATTCAAATAGATTTGGATGAATGGGATAACTTTGCTATTGACCATAGAAATTTATTATTTTGGCACGAGGTTGGGAAAATCCAAAATGATACAATTCCAAGAGATGGATGGGAAATGGCAGCTCTAGCCATAGGACTTGGAGGGGCGATAGGAGAGTTGTGGGTACAAGATGGGTTACTTTTATTACTTGCTCTTGGTTTATCAAGTTTTGCAGGATATCGATTATATTTAAAAAATAATTCTGAAAAAAAGCTTCAAGATGCTATTTATGCAGATGAAAGAGCCATAGATCTTGCTTGTAGATTTGGATACAGCATTCCAAATGCTTATAAAAGTCTTGGAGGAGCATTAAAGGAGTTAATAGATAAAACACGAAAAAAGAAAAAAAGAAGTTTCTTTGAAGATAGATTAGATGCCTTAAGAAAAAGTGCAGAAAAAGCAAGATCAGAATTATCTCAGCAAGAAGGCTCTGATAAATCAGTTTCAAGTGAAAATGTTTATGGACAATAA
- a CDS encoding DUF6447 family protein, which produces MSENTNDSSNPVLTFEGKKYLINELSNEIKESIKVLQIAETQLKMHQDTLKLLSISRNFLVNQLREKLKNLE; this is translated from the coding sequence ATGAGCGAAAACACAAATGACTCTTCAAATCCAGTTTTAACCTTTGAAGGGAAAAAATATTTAATAAATGAACTTTCTAATGAAATAAAAGAATCTATAAAAGTACTACAAATCGCGGAGACACAACTCAAGATGCATCAAGATACTCTCAAATTACTTTCAATTAGTCGAAACTTCTTAGTAAATCAATTGAGAGAAAAACTAAAAAACTTAGAATAA
- a CDS encoding asparaginase, with protein sequence MSSNFKNLYTSNNPPLQATLIRGSNIESIHKIHAVITDKKGRVLMCAGNPEYKSFIRSALKPFQAIPFVSSGAASKINNESKSIALACGSHSGSKLHSREAFKILWEYDIDINNLKCPKSKTSPLEHNCSGKHAAFLATCKKMNWPLDSYLKGDHPLQIEIFRIVSELLEIPPSEINAERDDCGAPTLFLKLLEMSRLYSLLSSSENAELEQISRAMTINPIMISDNNKFDTEIIKASHGNVIGKGGAEGIQCLCKVNEGIGLALKVEDGSKRAKHAVSLHLLKQLEWISELRIQDIEEKVFNFPEGVRLEVKGKVKFQES encoded by the coding sequence ATGAGTTCTAATTTCAAAAACCTCTACACCTCTAACAATCCTCCCTTACAAGCAACCTTAATTAGAGGATCAAATATTGAGTCGATCCATAAAATTCATGCTGTTATTACTGATAAAAAAGGGAGGGTTTTAATGTGCGCAGGTAACCCAGAATATAAAAGTTTCATAAGATCAGCACTAAAACCATTTCAAGCAATACCATTTGTTAGTAGTGGAGCTGCATCAAAAATCAATAATGAATCAAAATCAATTGCGTTGGCATGCGGTTCACATAGTGGATCAAAACTTCATTCAAGAGAAGCCTTCAAAATTTTATGGGAATATGACATTGACATTAATAATCTTAAATGTCCAAAATCCAAGACAAGTCCATTAGAACATAATTGTTCGGGTAAACATGCTGCTTTTTTAGCTACATGCAAAAAAATGAATTGGCCATTAGATAGTTACCTAAAAGGGGATCATCCTCTTCAAATAGAAATATTCAGAATTGTTTCTGAATTACTTGAAATCCCGCCATCTGAAATAAACGCAGAACGTGATGATTGTGGTGCACCCACTCTTTTTTTAAAACTATTAGAAATGTCGAGGTTATATTCACTTCTGAGCAGCTCCGAAAATGCTGAATTAGAACAAATCAGTAGAGCTATGACAATAAATCCAATAATGATAAGTGATAACAATAAATTTGATACAGAAATAATTAAAGCTTCTCATGGGAACGTTATAGGTAAAGGTGGAGCCGAGGGAATACAATGTCTATGTAAAGTAAATGAAGGGATAGGTTTAGCTTTAAAAGTAGAAGACGGATCAAAAAGAGCAAAGCATGCTGTTAGTCTTCACTTACTAAAACAGTTAGAGTGGATATCTGAATTAAGAATTCAAGACATCGAAGAAAAAGTTTTTAATTTTCCTGAAGGAGTGCGACTTGAAGTTAAAGGTAAAGTAAAATTCCAAGAATCCTAA
- the petP gene encoding cytochrome b6-f complex subunit PetP: MSILDKVKIGNSVQVNLELSKDRLNKETIDAINVSSLGKVSDFRITDGKGIGVVLQLSNGQEKWFFEDEIDLLDENGNVIKKNYDKQDDSNFILDFLKGLNYENKNNVRELLNPINFFIWLLVSFKDIF; this comes from the coding sequence ATGTCAATTTTAGATAAGGTTAAAATAGGTAATTCTGTTCAAGTTAACTTAGAACTATCTAAGGATAGACTTAACAAAGAAACTATTGATGCAATAAATGTTTCTTCATTAGGAAAGGTAAGTGATTTCAGAATAACTGATGGCAAAGGTATAGGAGTTGTCTTGCAATTATCTAATGGACAAGAGAAATGGTTTTTTGAGGATGAAATTGATCTTCTCGACGAAAATGGTAATGTAATAAAGAAAAATTATGATAAACAAGACGATAGTAATTTTATACTTGATTTTTTAAAAGGATTAAATTATGAAAATAAAAATAACGTAAGAGAGTTACTTAATCCAATTAACTTTTTTATCTGGCTGCTTGTATCGTTTAAAGATATTTTTTGA